Proteins encoded within one genomic window of Guyparkeria hydrothermalis:
- the coaD gene encoding pantetheine-phosphate adenylyltransferase, translating into MPTERRIAIYPGTFDPITYGHVDLAQRAARLFDEVIVAVAGDSGKNTLFPLEKRTELAQAAVADCPGHIRVAPFDGLLVDFAEECGATALVRGLRAVSDFEHEIQLAAINRRLNNELETVFLSPAEDLGFVSSSIVRELARLGGNVADFVPPAVMKALASIDRG; encoded by the coding sequence ATGCCCACCGAACGCCGCATTGCGATCTATCCCGGCACCTTCGACCCGATCACCTACGGTCATGTGGATCTGGCCCAGCGGGCCGCCCGCCTGTTCGATGAGGTGATCGTGGCGGTGGCCGGCGATTCCGGCAAGAACACCCTCTTCCCCCTGGAGAAGCGCACCGAACTGGCGCAAGCCGCCGTCGCCGATTGTCCCGGACACATCCGGGTGGCACCCTTCGACGGTCTGCTGGTGGATTTTGCCGAAGAATGTGGCGCGACCGCGCTGGTCCGCGGCCTGCGCGCCGTGAGCGACTTCGAGCACGAAATTCAGCTCGCTGCGATCAATCGCCGGCTCAACAACGAACTGGAAACCGTGTTCCTCTCGCCGGCCGAGGACCTCGGCTTCGTGTCGTCAAGCATCGTGCGCGAACTGGCTCGCCTGGGCGGCAATGTTGCTGATTTCGTTCCACCGGCGGTAATGAAGGCTTTGGCGTCAATTGACCGAGGGTAG
- the carB gene encoding carbamoyl-phosphate synthase large subunit, with product MPKRNDIQSVLIIGAGPIVIGQACEFDYSGAQACKALREEGLRVILINSNPATIMTDPEMADATYIEPITWEAVGAIIEKERPDAVLPTMGGQTALNCALDLYRHGVLEKFGCELIGASQDAIDMAEDRDRFKEAMTEIGLSTPASTVVHTFDAALAAQTEIGFPAIIRPSFTMGGTGGGIAYNREEYEELVRRGLDLSPTNELLIEQSVLGWKEYEMEVVRDKADNSIIICSIENLDPMGVHTGDSITVAPAQTLTDKEYQVMRNASLAVLRKIGVETGGSNVQFAVNPANGDMIVIEMNPRVSRSSALASKATGFPIAKVAAKLAIGYTLDELKNDITSGATPASFEPTIDYVVTKIPRFTFEKFPVANDRLTTQMKSVGEVMAIGRTFPESLQKGLRGLEIGRDGLDEVLEGSLAADDIEDRLVRELHSPGAERLWYVADAFRKGFDVERIHQHSFIDPWFLRQIEHLVRTEESLRGGHLKEMSTAQMYQLKRLGFSDARLAKLLDETESTVRAHRHALGVRPVYKRVDTCAAEFPTSTAYMYSTYEPFCEAEPTNRDKIMILGGGPNRIGQGIEFDYCCVHAALALREDGYETIMVNCNPETVSTDYDISDRLYFESLTLEDVLEIIEVEQPRGVVVQFGGQTPLKLARDLEKAGAPIIGTTPDAIDRAEDRERFQDMIHKLDLMQPPNRTAKSADQAIHLAAEIGYPLVVRPSYVLGGRAMEIVHDEEGLKRYIRDAVKVSNDSPVLLDRFLDDATEMDIDAVCDGENVVIGGLMEHIEMAGVHSGDSACSLPPYTVPRSVQERVREQIKAMARELNVVGLMNTQVAIQGDDIYIIEVNPRASRTVPFVSKAVGVPLAKIAARTMAGISLQRQGIEHERIPPFYSVKEAVFPFIKFAGVDPLLGPEMKSTGEVMGVGREFGEAFAKAQAGASNSLPLSGTAFISVRKQDYHGVITVARALEEWGFSLVATRGTAKFLAENGLDVTSVNKVTEGRPNVVDMIKNKEIAMIVNTTSNSQQSRSDSYEIRREALHYRIPYFTTLAGAEAMALALKTLHQPVTVNRLQDLHQECAS from the coding sequence ATGCCAAAGAGAAACGATATCCAGAGTGTACTGATCATTGGCGCCGGCCCGATCGTCATCGGCCAGGCCTGCGAGTTCGACTATTCCGGGGCCCAGGCCTGCAAGGCCCTGCGCGAGGAGGGCCTGCGGGTCATTCTGATCAACTCGAATCCGGCGACCATCATGACCGACCCGGAGATGGCCGATGCGACCTACATCGAGCCGATCACCTGGGAGGCGGTCGGCGCCATCATCGAGAAGGAGCGTCCCGATGCAGTCTTGCCGACCATGGGCGGCCAGACTGCGCTCAACTGCGCGCTGGATCTGTACCGTCACGGCGTGTTGGAGAAATTCGGCTGCGAGCTGATCGGCGCCAGCCAGGATGCCATCGACATGGCCGAGGACCGCGACCGCTTCAAGGAGGCGATGACCGAAATCGGCCTGTCCACTCCGGCCTCCACCGTGGTGCACACCTTCGACGCGGCGCTTGCGGCCCAGACCGAGATCGGGTTCCCGGCCATCATCCGTCCCTCTTTCACCATGGGCGGCACCGGTGGCGGCATTGCCTACAACCGCGAGGAGTACGAGGAACTGGTTCGCCGCGGCCTCGATCTCTCGCCGACCAACGAACTGCTGATTGAGCAGTCGGTGCTGGGCTGGAAGGAATACGAGATGGAGGTCGTGCGCGACAAGGCCGACAACTCCATCATCATCTGCTCGATCGAGAACCTCGACCCGATGGGCGTGCATACCGGGGACTCGATCACCGTCGCCCCGGCGCAGACCCTGACCGACAAGGAATACCAGGTGATGCGCAACGCCTCGCTGGCCGTACTGCGCAAGATCGGGGTCGAAACCGGCGGCTCGAACGTCCAGTTCGCGGTCAACCCGGCCAACGGCGACATGATCGTGATCGAGATGAACCCGCGCGTGTCGCGGTCCTCGGCACTGGCCTCCAAGGCCACCGGTTTCCCGATCGCCAAGGTGGCCGCCAAGCTCGCGATCGGCTACACGCTCGATGAGCTCAAGAACGACATCACCAGCGGCGCAACCCCGGCCTCGTTCGAGCCGACCATCGACTACGTCGTCACCAAAATTCCGCGCTTCACGTTCGAGAAATTCCCCGTCGCCAACGATCGCCTGACGACGCAGATGAAGTCGGTGGGCGAGGTGATGGCCATCGGCCGCACGTTCCCGGAATCCCTGCAGAAGGGCCTGCGTGGGCTCGAAATCGGTCGGGACGGCCTTGACGAGGTGCTGGAAGGCAGCCTCGCGGCCGACGACATCGAGGATCGCCTGGTGCGCGAGTTGCATTCGCCGGGCGCCGAACGGCTCTGGTACGTCGCCGATGCGTTCCGTAAGGGCTTCGACGTCGAGCGCATCCACCAGCACTCGTTCATCGACCCGTGGTTCCTGCGCCAGATCGAGCATCTTGTGCGCACCGAGGAGTCGCTGCGCGGCGGTCACCTCAAGGAAATGAGCACGGCGCAGATGTATCAGCTCAAGCGTCTGGGCTTCTCGGACGCGCGCCTGGCCAAGCTGCTGGACGAAACCGAAAGCACCGTGCGGGCGCACCGGCATGCCCTCGGTGTGCGACCGGTCTACAAGCGCGTCGACACCTGCGCGGCCGAATTCCCGACCTCGACGGCCTACATGTACTCGACCTACGAGCCGTTCTGCGAGGCCGAGCCGACCAATCGCGACAAGATCATGATCCTGGGCGGCGGGCCGAACCGGATCGGGCAGGGCATCGAATTCGACTACTGCTGCGTCCACGCCGCGCTCGCACTACGCGAGGACGGCTACGAGACCATCATGGTCAACTGCAACCCGGAGACGGTCTCGACTGACTACGACATCTCCGACCGGCTGTACTTCGAGTCGCTGACGCTCGAGGACGTGCTCGAGATCATCGAGGTCGAGCAGCCGCGCGGGGTGGTGGTGCAGTTCGGTGGTCAGACGCCGCTCAAGCTGGCCCGTGACCTGGAAAAGGCCGGTGCACCGATCATCGGCACGACGCCGGACGCGATTGACCGTGCTGAGGATCGCGAGCGTTTCCAGGACATGATTCACAAGCTGGACCTCATGCAGCCGCCGAACCGAACGGCGAAGTCCGCCGACCAGGCTATCCACCTCGCCGCCGAGATCGGTTATCCGCTGGTGGTGCGCCCGTCCTACGTACTCGGCGGCCGGGCGATGGAGATCGTCCACGACGAGGAAGGGCTCAAGCGTTATATCCGCGACGCCGTCAAGGTATCGAACGACTCGCCGGTGCTGCTTGACCGATTCCTCGACGACGCCACCGAGATGGATATCGACGCGGTCTGCGACGGCGAGAACGTGGTGATCGGCGGGCTGATGGAGCACATCGAGATGGCCGGGGTCCACTCGGGTGATTCGGCCTGCTCGCTGCCGCCGTACACCGTGCCGCGCTCGGTGCAGGAGCGTGTCCGCGAGCAAATCAAGGCGATGGCCCGCGAACTCAACGTGGTCGGCCTGATGAATACCCAGGTAGCCATCCAGGGCGACGACATCTACATCATCGAGGTGAACCCGCGCGCCTCGCGGACGGTGCCGTTCGTCTCAAAGGCCGTCGGCGTGCCGTTGGCCAAGATCGCCGCGCGCACCATGGCGGGTATCAGCCTCCAACGTCAGGGCATCGAGCACGAGCGCATCCCGCCGTTCTATTCGGTCAAGGAAGCGGTATTCCCGTTCATCAAGTTCGCCGGTGTCGACCCGCTTCTCGGCCCGGAGATGAAGTCGACCGGCGAAGTGATGGGCGTGGGCCGCGAATTCGGCGAAGCCTTTGCCAAGGCGCAGGCGGGTGCCAGCAACTCGCTGCCGCTGTCGGGCACTGCGTTCATTTCCGTGCGCAAGCAGGATTACCACGGCGTGATCACCGTCGCCCGCGCACTGGAAGAATGGGGATTCTCGCTGGTCGCCACGCGCGGCACCGCCAAGTTCCTGGCTGAGAACGGCCTTGACGTGACGTCGGTCAACAAGGTGACCGAAGGGCGGCCGAACGTGGTGGACATGATCAAAAACAAGGAAATCGCGATGATCGTGAACACCACGTCGAACAGTCAGCAGTCGCGCAGCGACAGCTACGAGATCCGTCGCGAGGCCCTGCATTACCGCATCCCGTACTTCACCACGCTGGCCGGCGCCGAGGCCATGGCGCTGGCACTGAAAACATTGCATCAGCCGGTAACCGTCAACCGGCTCCAGGATCTGCATCAGGAGTGCGCTTCATGA
- a CDS encoding YfhL family 4Fe-4S dicluster ferredoxin, with translation MSLLITDECINCDVCEPECPNGAISQGDEIYEITPDSCTECVGHYDEPQCVEVCPVDCIITDPENEETEDQLMEKYHKLTGN, from the coding sequence ATGTCCCTGCTGATTACCGACGAGTGCATCAACTGCGACGTCTGCGAACCGGAATGCCCGAACGGCGCCATTTCCCAGGGTGACGAGATATACGAGATCACGCCGGACTCCTGTACCGAATGCGTGGGCCACTACGACGAGCCCCAGTGCGTCGAGGTATGCCCAGTCGACTGCATCATCACCGACCCGGAAAACGAGGAAACCGAAGATCAGCTGATGGAGAAGTATCACAAGCTGACCGGTAACTGA
- the mgtE gene encoding magnesium transporter: MPELTDIDRQDELDSLIHEIRDTLARHEVHEDDGGTDDHAPPIEDLLRDQDLERLARKIEPLHPADIAKVLESLPQNERLLIWELVHSDRDGDVLLEVSDSVRDSLIEAMDREEILNAASSLDTDELADLAPDLPEGMMQDVFTALPIDEREKLRFVMSYEEDTIGSLMDFDLVTVRGDVTIEVALRYLRRMESLPDHTDKLFVVDRDGLFEGVIHLKTLLLNDPETIVDEVMVSDVVRFHPEDSARDGADAFERYDLVSAPVVDEVDRLVGRVTIDAVVDFIRESSDEERLSQVGLTEEEDIFAPVRKSVRNRAPWLAVNLVTAIIAAQVIGLFEGSIERLVALAALMPIVAGMGGNVGNQTITMIVRELAFRKLGGGDIRLLYGKELKVALINGVVWGGVLGLVTFLMYQNPGVSAVMLAAVTLNFLSAAFFGVTIPIVRTRLGRDPALGSAVMITAITDSGGFFIFLGLATLFLL, encoded by the coding sequence ATGCCCGAACTCACCGACATTGATCGTCAGGACGAGCTCGATTCGCTGATCCACGAGATCCGGGACACGCTCGCGCGCCACGAAGTGCACGAGGACGATGGCGGCACGGACGATCACGCGCCGCCGATCGAAGACCTGCTGCGGGACCAGGACCTGGAGCGCCTGGCGCGCAAGATCGAGCCGTTGCACCCCGCCGACATCGCCAAGGTGCTGGAGTCCCTGCCCCAGAACGAGCGACTGCTCATCTGGGAGCTGGTTCACTCCGACCGAGACGGCGATGTCCTCCTGGAGGTCTCCGACTCGGTGCGCGACAGCCTGATCGAGGCGATGGACCGAGAGGAGATCCTCAACGCCGCCTCGAGTCTTGATACCGACGAGCTCGCCGACCTCGCGCCCGATCTGCCCGAAGGCATGATGCAGGACGTGTTCACGGCGCTACCGATCGACGAGCGCGAGAAGCTGCGCTTCGTCATGTCCTACGAGGAGGACACCATCGGCTCGCTGATGGACTTCGACCTGGTGACGGTGCGCGGCGACGTCACCATCGAGGTCGCCCTGCGCTACCTGCGCCGGATGGAATCCCTGCCCGACCACACCGACAAGCTGTTCGTCGTCGACCGCGACGGGCTGTTCGAGGGTGTGATCCACCTCAAGACACTGCTTCTGAACGATCCGGAAACGATCGTCGACGAGGTCATGGTGAGCGACGTGGTGCGCTTTCACCCCGAGGACAGCGCCCGCGACGGCGCCGATGCCTTCGAGCGTTACGACCTGGTCAGCGCGCCGGTCGTCGACGAGGTCGACCGCCTGGTCGGCCGGGTCACGATCGACGCCGTGGTCGACTTCATCCGCGAATCGAGCGACGAAGAACGCCTTTCGCAAGTGGGCCTGACCGAGGAGGAGGACATCTTCGCCCCGGTCAGAAAGTCGGTGCGCAACCGTGCGCCGTGGCTGGCCGTGAACCTGGTCACCGCGATCATCGCCGCCCAGGTGATCGGGCTGTTCGAGGGTTCGATCGAGAGATTGGTCGCACTCGCGGCGCTGATGCCGATCGTCGCCGGCATGGGCGGCAACGTCGGCAACCAGACGATCACCATGATCGTGCGCGAGCTGGCCTTTCGGAAACTTGGCGGCGGCGACATCCGGCTGCTCTACGGCAAGGAGTTGAAGGTCGCGCTGATCAACGGCGTGGTCTGGGGTGGCGTGCTCGGTCTGGTCACCTTCCTCATGTACCAGAACCCGGGTGTCTCGGCCGTGATGCTTGCCGCGGTCACCCTCAATTTCCTTAGTGCGGCCTTCTTCGGTGTCACCATCCCGATCGTCCGCACCCGCCTCGGACGCGATCCGGCGCTGGGTAGCGCGGTGATGATCACGGCGATCACGGACTCGGGCGGTTTTTTCATCTTCCTCGGCCTTGCCACCCTGTTCCTGCTGTAA
- the greA gene encoding transcription elongation factor GreA encodes MNQTPMTAAGAAKLEEELKRLRSVERPRIIEAIAEARELGDLKENAEYHAAREEQGFVEGRIKEIEAKLSHAQIIDVTRMPPGDKVIFGATVELLDLDTDAETRYKIVGDDEADIKQNLISIHSPIARALIGKSVGDEVTFNAPGGNTRTFEIVEVEYLA; translated from the coding sequence ATGAACCAGACCCCGATGACGGCCGCCGGTGCGGCCAAGCTGGAGGAAGAGCTCAAGCGCCTGCGCAGCGTCGAGCGTCCGCGCATCATCGAGGCGATCGCCGAGGCCCGTGAGCTGGGTGACCTGAAGGAAAACGCCGAGTACCACGCCGCTCGCGAGGAGCAGGGGTTCGTCGAGGGACGCATCAAGGAGATCGAGGCCAAGCTCTCGCATGCGCAGATCATCGATGTCACCCGCATGCCGCCGGGTGACAAGGTTATTTTCGGCGCGACCGTCGAGCTGCTCGATCTCGATACCGACGCGGAAACGCGCTACAAGATCGTTGGCGACGACGAGGCCGACATCAAGCAGAACCTGATCTCGATCCACTCGCCCATCGCGCGGGCTCTGATCGGCAAGTCGGTTGGCGACGAGGTCACCTTCAACGCGCCGGGCGGCAACACCCGGACGTTCGAGATCGTCGAGGTCGAATACCTCGCCTAA
- the dapB gene encoding 4-hydroxy-tetrahydrodipicolinate reductase, giving the protein MSTRVGVVGANGRMGRRLIEAAHQGGHTRMGAAFARSGSPLIGQDAGQIAGIGQIGVPVRDDLPGHSDEFDVLIDFTSIDATMRHLEMCRESGRAIVIGTTGLSDAQKEILADAARDIPVVFAPNMSIGINVLLQVLGQVATMLGDDYDVEIIEAHHRHKVDAPSGTALRLGESVADALDRDLQRVAIYGREGITGERSAETIGFSTIRGGDVVGDHTVLFAGIGERVEITHKASSRMTFAKGAVRAAQWVADKPAGLYDMSHVLGLKPV; this is encoded by the coding sequence ATGAGTACACGTGTCGGGGTAGTAGGCGCCAACGGGCGCATGGGGCGTCGCCTGATCGAGGCCGCTCATCAGGGCGGGCACACGCGGATGGGTGCCGCCTTTGCGCGCTCGGGAAGCCCGCTGATCGGGCAGGATGCCGGCCAGATCGCCGGGATCGGCCAGATCGGTGTGCCGGTCCGCGACGACCTGCCGGGGCATAGCGACGAGTTCGATGTCCTGATCGACTTCACCTCGATCGACGCCACCATGCGCCACCTGGAAATGTGCCGCGAGAGCGGCCGGGCGATTGTCATCGGCACGACCGGCCTCTCCGACGCGCAGAAGGAAATTCTGGCGGACGCGGCCCGTGACATCCCGGTGGTCTTCGCGCCCAACATGAGCATCGGCATCAACGTGCTGCTGCAGGTGCTGGGACAGGTAGCCACCATGCTGGGCGACGATTACGACGTCGAAATCATCGAGGCACACCATCGCCACAAGGTCGATGCCCCCTCCGGCACGGCGCTGCGTCTGGGTGAATCGGTGGCTGACGCTCTCGACCGTGACCTGCAGCGCGTCGCGATCTACGGACGTGAAGGGATTACCGGTGAGCGGTCCGCGGAAACCATCGGCTTCTCCACCATTCGCGGCGGCGATGTGGTTGGCGATCACACCGTGCTGTTCGCGGGTATCGGGGAGCGGGTCGAGATCACGCACAAGGCCTCCAGCCGCATGACGTTTGCCAAGGGTGCGGTGCGCGCGGCCCAGTGGGTGGCAGACAAGCCGGCCGGCCTTTACGACATGAGTCACGTGCTCGGTCTGAAGCCAGTCTGA
- a CDS encoding acyl carrier protein: protein MSATVAAEGRDPLFESVRDVIVRTLDLPGPKQRFAPGSGLFGEIPELDSMGVVLLLTALEDRFDIQLSDDEIDAEWFETFGTVTEFIRPRIEEGG, encoded by the coding sequence ATGAGCGCCACGGTGGCGGCCGAGGGCCGGGACCCGCTGTTCGAGTCGGTGCGAGACGTGATCGTTCGGACCCTCGACCTGCCGGGTCCGAAGCAGCGCTTCGCGCCGGGCAGCGGGCTGTTCGGCGAGATTCCCGAGCTCGATTCCATGGGTGTGGTCCTGTTGCTCACCGCCTTGGAGGATCGCTTCGACATCCAGCTGTCCGATGACGAGATCGATGCGGAGTGGTTCGAGACGTTCGGCACGGTGACCGAGTTCATCCGGCCGCGCATCGAGGAGGGCGGCTAA
- the orn gene encoding oligoribonuclease translates to MHVPEDNLIWIDLEMTGLDPVNDTIIEIATLVTDKHLNVLAEGPVIAIQQPESALAGMDEWNQRVHGQSGLIERVRSSDSDMRSAERSTIEFLRQYVPERASPMCGNSICQDRRFLAREMPELEAYFHYRNLDVSTIKELARRWQPDVLAGFRKHSNHQAMDDIRGSVAELSHYRAGFFKL, encoded by the coding sequence ATGCACGTCCCGGAAGACAATCTCATCTGGATCGACCTCGAGATGACCGGCCTGGATCCGGTCAACGACACGATCATCGAGATTGCCACCCTGGTTACCGACAAGCACCTCAACGTGCTGGCCGAAGGACCGGTGATCGCCATCCAGCAACCCGAGTCGGCGCTGGCCGGCATGGACGAGTGGAACCAGCGCGTTCATGGCCAGAGCGGGCTGATCGAGCGGGTCCGGTCGAGCGACAGCGACATGCGCTCAGCCGAGCGGAGCACCATCGAGTTTCTGCGCCAGTACGTGCCGGAGCGTGCCTCGCCGATGTGCGGCAACAGCATCTGCCAGGATCGACGCTTCCTCGCACGGGAGATGCCCGAGCTCGAGGCGTATTTCCATTACCGGAACCTGGATGTCTCGACGATCAAGGAGCTCGCGCGCCGCTGGCAACCCGACGTGCTGGCCGGCTTTCGCAAGCACTCGAACCACCAGGCCATGGACGATATTCGCGGCTCGGTGGCCGAGCTCTCCCACTATCGCGCCGGGTTCTTCAAGCTGTAG
- the carA gene encoding glutamine-hydrolyzing carbamoyl-phosphate synthase small subunit, whose product MDSTVSDANTGLPANTALLALEDGSVFYGTSIGVDGESVGEVVFNTAMTGYQEILTDPSYRRQIVTLTYPHIGNVGTNSEDAESDSVHVAGLVVRDSGQMSSWRGEQTLEDYCREHGVVAISEVDTRELTRRLRDQGALNGCIVAGSELDATAAIEKAKGFAGLAGMDLIPEVGTREVREWTSGSWWVEDGERPEPSRHIVAYDYGFKHNILRKLVDRGCRITLFPADMPVDELLASKPDGILVGNGPGDPAACTKAIGDIERFLESGIPLFGICLGHQLLALASGAKTSKMKFGHHGANHPVQDIHGKRVLISSQNHGFAVEEDSLPAHLEATHRSLFDGSLQGIRRTDCPAFSFQGHPEASPGPHDLDLLFDQFVESIDARR is encoded by the coding sequence TTGGATAGCACGGTCTCAGACGCGAACACCGGGCTCCCGGCCAACACGGCGCTCCTGGCTCTCGAAGACGGGAGCGTTTTTTACGGCACCTCCATTGGTGTCGACGGGGAGTCCGTGGGTGAGGTGGTGTTCAACACCGCGATGACGGGCTACCAGGAGATCCTCACCGACCCGTCATACCGTCGCCAGATCGTGACCCTGACCTACCCGCACATCGGCAACGTCGGCACCAATTCCGAGGATGCCGAGTCCGACTCGGTTCACGTCGCCGGCCTGGTGGTGCGTGATTCCGGGCAGATGAGTTCCTGGCGCGGCGAGCAGACACTCGAGGACTATTGCCGTGAACACGGCGTCGTGGCGATCTCCGAGGTCGATACCCGCGAACTGACCCGGCGTCTGCGCGATCAGGGGGCGCTGAATGGCTGCATCGTGGCCGGCAGCGAACTGGACGCGACCGCGGCCATCGAGAAGGCGAAAGGCTTCGCCGGGCTGGCCGGCATGGATCTGATCCCCGAAGTCGGCACCCGAGAAGTACGTGAATGGACTTCCGGTTCCTGGTGGGTGGAGGACGGCGAGCGCCCCGAGCCCAGCCGTCACATCGTCGCGTACGACTACGGCTTCAAGCACAACATCCTTAGGAAGCTGGTCGACCGGGGTTGCCGGATCACACTGTTCCCGGCCGACATGCCGGTTGACGAGCTTCTGGCCAGCAAGCCGGACGGTATCCTGGTCGGCAACGGCCCGGGCGACCCGGCAGCCTGTACCAAGGCCATCGGCGACATCGAGCGCTTCCTGGAGAGCGGCATTCCGCTGTTCGGCATCTGCCTCGGCCATCAGTTGCTGGCTCTCGCCAGCGGGGCGAAGACCAGCAAGATGAAGTTCGGCCACCACGGCGCGAACCACCCCGTCCAGGACATCCATGGCAAGCGCGTGCTGATCTCGAGCCAGAACCATGGTTTCGCGGTCGAAGAGGACAGCCTGCCGGCCCACCTCGAGGCCACCCACCGGTCGCTGTTCGACGGCAGCCTGCAGGGCATCCGCCGCACCGATTGTCCGGCCTTTAGCTTTCAGGGGCACCCTGAGGCGAGTCCCGGGCCGCACGATCTGGACCTGCTATTCGACCAGTTCGTCGAAAGCATCGACGCCCGCCGTTAA
- the serS gene encoding serine--tRNA ligase, which translates to MLDARVLRQETDQVAERLARRGFAFDRERFESLESERKSLQVETETLQAERNAESKKIGKAKAAGEDIQPLIAAVGELGERLDAAKSRLGEIADELDRFLAGIPNLPDDDVPVGESEDDNVEMHAVGDIPDFDFEVRDHVDLGAGLAGMDFEAATKLTGARFVTMSGGVARLHRALAQYMLDLQTEKHGYTEVQVPFIVHADSLFGTGQLPKFAEDLFKLEGETPWYLIPTAEVPVTNLVRDRILERDELPVKMVAHTPCFRSEAGSAGRDTRGLIRQHQFEKVELVQIVPAGESERALEELTGHAEAVLDALKLPYRRLVLCTGDMGFSAAKTYDLEVWLPAQERYREISSCSNTRDFQARRMQARVRGVDGKPEPVHTLNGSGLAVGRTLVAVLENYQCENGDVIVPEVLRPYMGGAERLEARA; encoded by the coding sequence ATGCTTGACGCCCGAGTTCTTCGCCAGGAAACCGACCAGGTTGCCGAACGCCTTGCCCGTCGCGGCTTCGCGTTCGACCGCGAGCGTTTCGAATCTCTGGAATCCGAGCGCAAGTCGCTTCAGGTCGAAACCGAGACGTTGCAGGCCGAGCGCAATGCCGAATCGAAGAAGATCGGCAAGGCGAAGGCTGCCGGCGAGGACATCCAGCCGCTGATCGCCGCCGTTGGGGAACTGGGCGAGCGGCTGGATGCGGCAAAGTCCCGCTTGGGCGAGATTGCCGACGAGCTTGATCGATTCCTTGCCGGCATACCCAACCTGCCCGATGACGATGTGCCTGTGGGGGAAAGCGAGGACGACAACGTCGAGATGCACGCTGTCGGCGACATCCCTGATTTCGACTTCGAGGTGCGCGATCACGTCGACCTGGGCGCCGGGCTCGCCGGCATGGACTTCGAGGCCGCCACCAAGCTGACAGGCGCACGCTTTGTCACCATGTCCGGTGGAGTGGCGCGGCTGCACCGGGCGCTTGCCCAGTACATGCTCGACCTGCAGACGGAAAAGCATGGTTATACTGAGGTGCAGGTGCCGTTTATCGTCCATGCCGACTCGCTCTTCGGCACCGGCCAGTTGCCCAAGTTCGCCGAGGACCTGTTCAAGCTCGAGGGCGAGACCCCTTGGTACCTGATTCCGACGGCGGAAGTGCCGGTCACCAATCTCGTTCGCGACCGCATCCTCGAGCGCGATGAGTTGCCGGTCAAGATGGTCGCGCACACGCCATGCTTTCGATCCGAAGCCGGTTCGGCCGGTCGCGACACCCGCGGATTGATCCGTCAGCACCAGTTCGAGAAGGTCGAGCTGGTCCAGATCGTACCGGCCGGCGAGTCGGAACGGGCTCTCGAGGAACTGACCGGGCACGCCGAAGCCGTTCTGGACGCTCTCAAGCTGCCGTACCGGCGCCTGGTGCTCTGCACCGGCGATATGGGTTTCTCGGCCGCCAAGACTTACGACCTCGAAGTGTGGCTGCCGGCACAGGAGCGTTATCGCGAGATTTCCTCCTGCTCGAACACCCGCGATTTCCAGGCCCGACGGATGCAGGCGCGCGTGCGGGGCGTGGATGGCAAGCCCGAACCGGTGCATACCCTCAACGGCTCGGGTCTCGCGGTCGGCCGCACCCTGGTCGCTGTGCTGGAGAACTACCAGTGCGAGAACGGTGACGTGATCGTCCCCGAGGTCCTGCGCCCCTATATGGGCGGGGCCGAGCGCCTCGAGGCCCGGGCATGA